Within Cryptosporangium aurantiacum, the genomic segment AACACCACCGGCCAGCGCATCAGCGCCGGCGGGTCGTGCGGGGTCGCGGTGCCGCGGTAACTGCCGAAGAACGTCCGCAGCCAGAGGCGGGCGGCGTACGCCCCGGTGAGTGCGGTGGTGACGAGACCGGCGATGAGCACCACCCACCCGACCCAGGACGCCACCACGGCGTGCCCTGCGGCGGCCTCCTCGGCGGCGCCCAGCACGTACTCCTTCGTCCAGAAGCCGGAGAACGGCGGGAGGCCGGCCAGCGCGGCCAGACCGATCGTCGTCGTCCAGAACGTCACCGGCATCGTGCGGCGCAGCCCGCCCATCCCCGACATCAGGTTCGACGCGACCGCGTGGATCACCGCACCCGCCGCGAGGAACAGCAGCGCCTTGAAACCCGCGTGGGTGAGCAGATGTTGCAGCGCGGCACCGTCGTTGCCGACCGCGAGCGCACCGGTCATGTACGCGAGCTGGCTGACCGTCGACCACGCCAGCACCCGCTTGAGGTCGTCCTGGGCCAGCGCGGCACACGCGGCGAGCAGCATCGTCACGGCCGCCACCACGCCGAGCACCGCCAGCGCGTCCGGTGCGCGCGTATACAGCGGGAACAGCCGGAACACCACGTACACACCGGCCGCGACCATCGTCGCCGCGTGGATCAGCGCGCTGATCGGCGTCGGGCCCGCCATCGCGTCGGGCAGCCAGGTGTGCAGCGGAAACTGCGCCGACTTGCCCGCCACCCCGGCCAGCAGGAGCAAACACGCGGCGAGCAGCGTCCCGTCGCTGAGGTCGGCGGCCAGGATGTCGGCGATCCGGAACGAGCCCGCGTCCACGCCGAGCACGACAACGCCGAGCAGGAACCCGACGTCACCGACCCGGGTGACGAGGAACGCCTTCACGGCGGCGCCCGGCGCTTCGGGCAGGCTGCGATCGTGGCCGATCAGCAGGTACGAGCAGAGGCCCATCACTTCCCAGCCGATCAGCAGCAGGAAGAGGTCGCCGCTGACCACGACCAGCAGCATCGCGGCGGTGAACAGCGAGACCTGGGCCGCGTAGGGGCCGTAACGATCGTCGTCCCGGAGGTAGGCGATCGAGTACACCTGCACCGCGAGCGCGACCAGGCAGACCATCACCGCGACGACCGCCGCCTCGGTGTCGACCCGGACCGCGAGCAGCACGTTCAGCGGGCCGAAGTCGGCGAGGCGGGTCGCGGCGTCGACCTCCTGGGCGAAGCCGCTGGGGAGGTAGTCGGCGTAGCGGCGCGGCATCGTGTTGTCGGTCGCCAGCCGCAGCCAGAGTGCGACGGCGGCGACCAGGGCCGCCGCTACGGTGGTGACTCCTAGGGCGGCGGCCCAGCGGCGATTCGCGGGGCGGAGCAGCAGACCGGCCAGACCCGCCGCGCCGGGCAGCGCCGGGAGCGCGGCGGCGAGGGCTACGTTCGTGTTCACCGGTCGCCTCCCGGCTCCGCCTCGCCGGTGTCGACCCGGTCCACGGCTACCGTCTGCCGCAGGCGGTAGAGCTGCAGGATCAACGCCAGTCCGACGCCGACCTCAGCCGCGGCCAGCACGATCACGAACAGCGCGAACACGCTGCCGGAGCGCGGGACGCCCACGGTCGAGACGTCGGCGGTCACCAGGATCAGGTTGACGGCATTGAGCATCAGCTCGACCGCCATCAGCACCAGCAGCAGGTTCCGGCGGACGAGCACGCCGTAGAGACCGATGCCGAACAGCACTGCCGCGAGGACGTACGGCACCACGGGATGCATCAGCGGCCCCCCGCAGAACCGGAGCGCCGCGACGACACGACGATCGCGCCCACCAGCGCGGCCAACAGCAACACCGAGAGCACCTCGAACGGCAGCACCCACTGCCGGAAGATCTCGGTGCCCACCTGCTCGGCGGTGCCCTCCGGGACGTCGTCCAGATCGACGTGGGACCAGCGGTAAGCGTGGACCAGCAACACGACCAACGCGGCGGCGGAGCCGACGCCGACGCCGATCGCGGGCCAGCGCGCGCGGTCCAGATCGGGGCTCGCGCCGATCGGCGCCCGGGTGAGCATGACCGCGAACAGCAGCAGCACGACCACCGCACCGACGTACACCAGCATCTGCACCCAGGCCACGAGCTCGGCGGTGAGCACCAGGAAGACGCCTGCCAACCCGCCCAGCGCGACGACCAGCCAGAGCCCGGCCCGCACGACGTGGGCCGTCGTGACGACCGCGAGCGCCGCGCTGACGACCACCACGCCCAGGGCGGCGATCAGGATGTCGGTCACGGTCACGCGGGCATCCTGCCAGTCACCACCGACATCCCGATGGCCAAAACGCTCACAGTGACGTCTCGCCGGTTCCGGTCTCCTCGCGGATCTCCGTCGCCTCGTCGCGCGCCGCATCGGCGGCCCGCTGCGCGGCCAGCGCGCGGTCCGCCGCGACGACCTCCTTGGCCGGTTCGCCGAGCGGGTCGTGGGCGGGTGGGGGCGGCACCGTCCACATCCACTCCCGGAGGCGATCGGACTCGTGCAGCAGGTCGCGGATGTCGTACTCCGCGAACTCGAACTCCGGCGACCAGTAGAGCGCGTCGAACGGACAGACCTCGATGCAGATCCCGCACCACATGCAGAGCGAGAAGTCGATCGCGAACCGGTCGAGCATGTTGCGCTGCCGGGCCCGCGCCGCTCCGGGCGTCTCCACCGTTTCTTTGTGACTATCGATGTAGATGCACCAGTCCGGGCACTCCCGGGCGCACAGCATGCAGACCGTGCAGTTCTCCTCGAGCAGCGCGATCACACCGCGGCTGCGCGGGGGCAGGTCAGGCTTGACGTCCGGATACTGCCGGGTGTGCGCGCGGCGGGACAGCACCCGCAGCGTCACCGCCAGACCTTTCGCGAGACCCGCACCCGGAACGCCCATGGGGGCATCCTGCCCGTTCCGGACGCACCGGCAAAGCGCACCGGCCAGGAATCACCCGTAGAAGCCGAGCGCCCAGATCCGCCAGGGATCCTTCGAGTCGGCCCGGACGAGCAGGAAGCTCTCCGCGGTCACCCGGCCGGAATCCTTGTCGTCCCCGCCCATCAGCGGCCAGTAGACGAGGCTGTACTGCGCGCCCACCTGTGCGCGCTCGTCGTATGCCGACAGACCCTTGTCGGCCCCGACGTCCTCCCCCGGCTTCGGCTTCGGGTGACTGACGAAGCTGCCGACGTCGATCGCGGCGACCGTCCGGAGCCGGTTCGCGTACTGGTCCGGCCACCGTCCGGGCACCCACAGGGCCTTCTGCGTGGAGACGTCGTTCGCGGCCAGCGCGTCGAGGTACGCCTGCAGGACGCGCGGCGGTTCGGCGTCGGCGGCCGGAACCGCGACGCGGCTCCGCTCGATCGGGACGCCGAAGTGCAGATACCCGGCCAGCAGTCCGAAGAGCAGCAGTAAGACCGGGACTACGAGCAGCACCCACCGAAGCGTCTTGCGGCGCGGACTAGACGTACGCACCGGTACCCCAGATTCGCCACGGTTCGCGGTCACCATTACGCACCACCAGGTAGAAGGTCGAGGTTGGCTGCTGCGGGTTGTCGCGCACCGGCCAGAAGCGCACCTTAAAGCTCATCAGGACCCGAACGACGTCGCGGTAGGCCGACAGCTCGTCGGGGTCGTCCGGGATCGGCGTGTACGCGTCCTGCCGGTGGACTCGCACACCGGTGACCGCCCACACGTTGTCGGAGTTGAGGCCCGGGTGACGCCCGGCCGCCCACAGCGCCCGCTGCGCCGCCTTGTCGTTCGCGCCCACGGCGTTGAGGTAGGCACGCAGAACGTCGGCCGGAGCCGCCTCCACAGGCGGGACCGCCACGTGCCCACGCCGGATCGGGACGCCGGCTCGGAGGTAGAGCGCCAGCAGGGCCGCGACCACGATCGCTGCTCCGATCGCGACCGACCGCCGTAACATCACCAGGACACGATGGCACAGTCCGGCTAGAGCGCGACCCTGACCACGGCGGTGAGCGCGAGCTGGGCCAGCGCGAGCGGCACCAGCACGAGCCAGCAGAACCGCTGCAGCTGGTCCTCACGCAGCCGCGGGAACGACACCCGGACCCAGATCACGACGAACGCGACCGCGAACACCTTGAGCAGCGTCCAGAGCCAGCCGAAGTGCGCGTCGTCGAACGGACCGCGCCAGCCGCCGAGGAACAGCACGGTGGTGAGGCCGGAGATGACCACGATCCCGGCGTACTCAGCCAGCAGGAAGAACGCGAACCGCAGGCCGGTGTACTCGGTGAAGTAGCCGGCGACCAGCTCGGACTCCGCGATCGGCATGTCGAACGGCGGACGCCGGATCTCGGCCAGCCCGGCGACGAAGAACACGAACGCGGCGGGCGCCTGCCAGAGCAGCCACCACGGGTTCCAGGCGTCCACGATGCCGGGCAGGCTCAGCGTCCCGGCGGCCATCGCGACGCTGGCGGCCGACAGCACGAACGGCAGCTCGTAGCCGAGCAGCTGGGCGGCCCCGCGGACGCCGCCGAGCAGCGCGTACTTGTTCGCCGACGCCCAGGCGGCCATCAGCACGCCGACCACCCCGACGCCGACCACCGCCAGCACCAGGAACAATCCGATCTCCAGCGGCTGGGCGACCAGGCCGTTCGGGCCGAGCGGCAGCACGAGGAAGACGAACAGGTACGGGAGCAGGCTCACCGCTGGGGCCAGCCGGAACACCGGCCGGTCGGCGTTCGCCGGGACGATCTCTTCCTTCTGGACGAACTTCACGCCGTCGGCGATCAGCTGCGCCCAGCCGTGGAACGCCCCCGCGTACATCGGGCCCAGCCGGCCCTGCATGTGCGCCATCGCCTTGTGCTCGAGCTGCCCGACGAGCAGCGGCAGCGTCAGGAACGCCCCGAGCGCGGCCAGGACCCGCAGCAGGACTTCCAGCCACGTCGGCATCAGGCGCTCCCGCCGTCGTCGGCTTTCGGTTCCTCATTCGGACGCTCATCCGCAGCGCCCTCCGGCGCCTTCTCCGCCCGGCCCCGCGCCGCCCGCGCGGGGCGCTCCCCGGGCGTGGCGCGGGGGGTTCGGGGTGGGCGGTCGCCGCGGGCGGGACGGCCGACGGGTTCGGGCGGGAGCGTCCCGGCTTCGGGGCCCC encodes:
- a CDS encoding NADH-quinone oxidoreductase subunit L: MNTNVALAAALPALPGAAGLAGLLLRPANRRWAAALGVTTVAAALVAAVALWLRLATDNTMPRRYADYLPSGFAQEVDAATRLADFGPLNVLLAVRVDTEAAVVAVMVCLVALAVQVYSIAYLRDDDRYGPYAAQVSLFTAAMLLVVVSGDLFLLLIGWEVMGLCSYLLIGHDRSLPEAPGAAVKAFLVTRVGDVGFLLGVVVLGVDAGSFRIADILAADLSDGTLLAACLLLLAGVAGKSAQFPLHTWLPDAMAGPTPISALIHAATMVAAGVYVVFRLFPLYTRAPDALAVLGVVAAVTMLLAACAALAQDDLKRVLAWSTVSQLAYMTGALAVGNDGAALQHLLTHAGFKALLFLAAGAVIHAVASNLMSGMGGLRRTMPVTFWTTTIGLAALAGLPPFSGFWTKEYVLGAAEEAAAGHAVVASWVGWVVLIAGLVTTALTGAYAARLWLRTFFGSYRGTATPHDPPALMRWPVVLLAVPAAFGGAVVLWSVDSGVGWFAYAPSDGHAEVEPVSSFELHPSLALAATALALLGAGVMWWRWRRDPVLDGPRIFADAFGIDAVQRALVVRPVRTLARFARVGDARAVGGTATGTGRGAIRLGRTLAGAHARGLGGYVTTALAGGALLAVLAAIGVLR
- the nuoK gene encoding NADH-quinone oxidoreductase subunit NuoK; translated protein: MHPVVPYVLAAVLFGIGLYGVLVRRNLLLVLMAVELMLNAVNLILVTADVSTVGVPRSGSVFALFVIVLAAAEVGVGLALILQLYRLRQTVAVDRVDTGEAEPGGDR
- a CDS encoding NADH-quinone oxidoreductase subunit J family protein, with product MTVTDILIAALGVVVVSAALAVVTTAHVVRAGLWLVVALGGLAGVFLVLTAELVAWVQMLVYVGAVVVLLLFAVMLTRAPIGASPDLDRARWPAIGVGVGSAAALVVLLVHAYRWSHVDLDDVPEGTAEQVGTEIFRQWVLPFEVLSVLLLAALVGAIVVSSRRSGSAGGR
- a CDS encoding NuoI/complex I 23 kDa subunit family protein; translation: MGVPGAGLAKGLAVTLRVLSRRAHTRQYPDVKPDLPPRSRGVIALLEENCTVCMLCARECPDWCIYIDSHKETVETPGAARARQRNMLDRFAIDFSLCMWCGICIEVCPFDALYWSPEFEFAEYDIRDLLHESDRLREWMWTVPPPPAHDPLGEPAKEVVAADRALAAQRAADAARDEATEIREETGTGETSL
- the nuoH gene encoding NADH-quinone oxidoreductase subunit NuoH → MPTWLEVLLRVLAALGAFLTLPLLVGQLEHKAMAHMQGRLGPMYAGAFHGWAQLIADGVKFVQKEEIVPANADRPVFRLAPAVSLLPYLFVFLVLPLGPNGLVAQPLEIGLFLVLAVVGVGVVGVLMAAWASANKYALLGGVRGAAQLLGYELPFVLSAASVAMAAGTLSLPGIVDAWNPWWLLWQAPAAFVFFVAGLAEIRRPPFDMPIAESELVAGYFTEYTGLRFAFFLLAEYAGIVVISGLTTVLFLGGWRGPFDDAHFGWLWTLLKVFAVAFVVIWVRVSFPRLREDQLQRFCWLVLVPLALAQLALTAVVRVAL